Proteins encoded within one genomic window of Actinomycetota bacterium:
- a CDS encoding acyl-ACP desaturase — translation MPDRHPDHDLLRELEPVAEQLLNRHLSMAKDWLPHEYVPWSLGRDFDTEPWTPDQPRLTGVAQAAFEVNLLTEDNLPSYHHQLLASFGRDRAWRTWSHRWTAEEGRHAIVLRDYLLVTRNLDPVALERGRMATMQQGWTPDTTALGLMAYAAFQELATRISHRNTGRYSEDPVADKIMLRVAADENLHMMFYRDIVAAALQVDPSAAVEAITGEVIGFGMPGAGIEGFTRKALQMAQAGIYDLRIHHDEILWPLLRYWNLFQLEGLHPRAEQARQRLAAHLAKIDRLASRFEAKRAATATANEQSAAG, via the coding sequence GTGCCTGATCGTCATCCCGACCATGACCTCCTGCGCGAGCTGGAGCCGGTGGCCGAGCAGCTGCTGAACCGGCATCTGTCCATGGCCAAAGACTGGCTGCCGCATGAGTACGTGCCCTGGAGCCTGGGTCGCGACTTCGACACAGAGCCCTGGACCCCCGATCAGCCGCGGCTGACCGGCGTCGCCCAGGCCGCCTTCGAGGTCAACCTGCTCACCGAGGACAACCTGCCCAGCTACCACCACCAGCTGCTGGCCAGCTTCGGCCGCGACCGGGCCTGGAGGACCTGGTCGCACCGCTGGACGGCCGAGGAGGGCCGCCACGCGATCGTGCTCCGCGATTATCTGCTGGTCACCCGCAACCTCGACCCGGTCGCCCTGGAACGCGGACGCATGGCCACCATGCAGCAAGGGTGGACGCCGGACACGACGGCGTTGGGGCTGATGGCCTATGCGGCCTTCCAGGAGTTGGCCACCCGGATCTCCCACCGCAACACCGGCCGCTATTCCGAGGACCCGGTGGCCGACAAGATCATGCTGCGGGTGGCCGCCGATGAGAACCTGCACATGATGTTCTACCGCGACATCGTGGCCGCCGCCCTCCAGGTCGATCCCTCGGCCGCGGTCGAGGCGATCACCGGAGAGGTCATCGGCTTCGGCATGCCGGGAGCCGGCATCGAGGGCTTCACCCGCAAAGCCCTGCAGATGGCCCAGGCCGGCATCTATGACCTGCGCATCCACCACGACGAGATCCTGTGGCCGCTGCTGCGCTACTGGAACTTGTTCCAACTTGAAGGACTGCACCCGCGGGCCGAACAGGCCCGGCAGCGGCTCGCCGCCCACCTGGCCAAGATCGACCGACTCGCCAGCCGGTTCGAAGCCAAACGCGCCGCCACCGCCACCGCCAACGAACAAAGCGCGGCCGGCTGA